The Pseudarthrobacter sulfonivorans genome includes a window with the following:
- a CDS encoding DUF1206 domain-containing protein codes for MKRELKDAANAVEDASNSRALVIAARAGFAVSGLLHLLVGFVAIQLALGTAGKAGPADKAGAVAQLAAQPQGLLLLWAGFAACVALALWQTSNAVFDYGQLEVRKKVGKKLSAAGKAVVFAVIALTFAASAGGNSQTSGQSTSDFTVSIIKAPGGAFLLIAIGAAIAVAGLVFVVLGVKGSFKKDLRLPPSGTARSVVTGLGVVGYIAEGVALFLVGLLFIISTVNANPQESTGLDGGLKALREQP; via the coding sequence ATGAAGAGAGAGCTGAAGGACGCCGCGAACGCGGTCGAGGATGCATCGAACTCGAGGGCTCTTGTGATTGCGGCCAGGGCAGGTTTTGCCGTCAGCGGCCTGTTGCACCTTCTGGTCGGGTTCGTCGCCATCCAGTTGGCTTTAGGGACGGCGGGAAAGGCGGGACCGGCGGATAAGGCCGGTGCAGTCGCCCAACTCGCCGCCCAGCCGCAGGGGCTGCTGCTGCTGTGGGCCGGATTCGCCGCCTGCGTGGCTCTGGCACTCTGGCAAACCAGCAACGCCGTGTTCGATTATGGTCAGCTGGAGGTCAGGAAGAAGGTGGGAAAGAAGCTGTCCGCGGCCGGCAAGGCGGTGGTGTTCGCTGTCATCGCGCTTACGTTTGCTGCCTCCGCAGGCGGAAACAGCCAGACCAGCGGACAGTCCACCAGCGACTTCACAGTCTCCATCATCAAAGCGCCCGGGGGTGCGTTCCTGCTGATCGCCATCGGGGCCGCGATCGCCGTCGCCGGCCTTGTCTTCGTGGTCCTCGGAGTCAAAGGATCGTTCAAGAAGGATCTGCGGCTGCCGCCCTCGGGCACCGCACGGTCCGTCGTGACGGGGCTGGGCGTGGTCGGCTACATAGCGGAGGGCGTCGCACTGTTTCTGGTGGGATTGCTGTTCATTATTTCCACCGTTAACGCCAACCCTCAGGAGTCCACCGGCCTCGATGGCGGGCTGAAGGCGCTGCGCGAGCAGCCGTAA
- a CDS encoding recombinase family protein — protein MRPSSTARDLDGMAPRAGPVPLVVTNFDRLVRSLPDARDIIEDLAKRQVTLGIGGSVHDPTAPTVGGSSTSVLAMVAEFESDLITGSRRHAGRHSQTPAPRQQPKLSKSWEDHLISLYRGGQHTTTEIAALVNVARSTASSKERPYLRQRTVQDCPAPRVRIDETVFILFLRRSIQA, from the coding sequence GTGCGTCCTAGTTCAACCGCCCGGGATCTCGACGGCATGGCGCCGCGTGCCGGGCCGGTGCCGCTCGTCGTAACCAATTTCGACCGGCTCGTCCGGTCCCTACCCGATGCGAGGGACATCATCGAAGACCTCGCCAAACGTCAGGTGACGCTCGGCATCGGCGGGTCCGTCCACGACCCCACCGCCCCCACAGTTGGCGGTTCTTCAACGTCCGTCCTAGCCATGGTCGCCGAATTCGAATCCGACCTCATCACGGGCTCGCGAAGGCATGCAGGTCGCCACAGCCAAACGCCGGCTCCGCGGCAACAACCCAAACTCAGCAAGAGCTGGGAAGACCACCTCATCTCCCTATATAGGGGAGGACAACACACCACCACCGAAATCGCTGCCCTCGTCAACGTCGCCCGGAGTACGGCATCGTCCAAGGAACGCCCATACCTGAGGCAGCGCACGGTCCAGGACTGCCCGGCGCCGCGGGTCAGGATCGACGAGACTGTCTTCATCCTCTTCCTGCGCAGGAGCATCCAAGCATGA
- a CDS encoding CsbD family protein: protein MGLGDKIHNAAEKLHGKGKEAAGDVTGNDRLKAEGKRHQVKADLKQAGEKVKDAFKKR, encoded by the coding sequence ATGGGTTTGGGTGACAAGATCCACAACGCCGCCGAGAAACTCCACGGCAAGGGCAAAGAGGCAGCTGGCGATGTCACGGGCAACGACCGGCTGAAGGCCGAGGGCAAACGCCACCAGGTCAAAGCGGACCTGAAGCAGGCCGGCGAAAAAGTCAAAGACGCCTTCAAGAAACGCTGA
- a CDS encoding BBE domain-containing protein, with the protein MTAHAEQGELPIAVRESRSSTPKEAVYVNNPGGMEQERVRAAYGVNYDRLASVKARYDPDNVFRLNHNIAPATIPRGTVKNRQ; encoded by the coding sequence GTGACTGCTCATGCTGAACAAGGTGAGCTTCCCATCGCGGTAAGGGAAAGCCGCTCCTCGACCCCCAAAGAGGCGGTGTACGTGAACAACCCTGGTGGCATGGAGCAGGAGCGTGTGCGGGCCGCATACGGCGTGAACTACGACCGGTTGGCATCCGTGAAAGCCCGCTACGACCCCGACAACGTCTTCCGCCTCAACCACAACATTGCTCCCGCCACGATCCCCAGAGGAACAGTGAAGAATCGCCAATAG
- a CDS encoding cation:proton antiporter, with translation MAPSPTVAVALDYFTFEAAEVPEVPPMHGLSTSMVLIALLAIAAPLAARFLDRVVKVPIVVFEIVLGIMLGPSLLGWIQPAEFTDTLADFGLAMLFFVAGNEIDFALIRGRPANRASAGWVISLAAGIGAGLLLAPTPEAAVIIGVALCSTALGTLLPILRDAGESKSPIGIAVTALGAVGEFGPLIAISLFFSGRQLGPATAVLLGFVLLTGLAIYLASRARHSLLHSQVTRTLHTSGQFAVRSIIFILTVLVVLSMVLGLDMLLGAFAAGVLWKVAIARAPEQDRKVIEAKIDAIAFGFLVPVFFIDTGIDFDLRALTASPAALALFPMFLLLLLIIRGLPSLLAAPPKSSPADKRAIILFGATGLPIIVAVTGIGRDEGLISGGIASALVGAGMLSVLLFPLLALRQHQRRPSGTPARQNESP, from the coding sequence ATGGCGCCATCCCCAACAGTGGCGGTAGCTTTGGATTACTTTACCTTCGAAGCAGCCGAGGTACCGGAGGTACCGCCGATGCATGGCTTGTCGACGTCAATGGTTCTGATCGCCTTGCTGGCTATCGCAGCACCCCTTGCGGCCCGCTTCCTTGATCGGGTGGTCAAGGTGCCGATCGTGGTCTTCGAAATTGTCCTCGGAATCATGCTCGGCCCCAGCCTGTTGGGGTGGATCCAACCCGCCGAGTTCACGGATACGCTCGCCGATTTCGGGCTGGCAATGCTCTTCTTCGTTGCCGGCAACGAGATTGATTTCGCCCTAATCCGCGGCCGGCCCGCCAACCGTGCGTCTGCTGGCTGGGTCATCTCCTTGGCGGCAGGCATTGGCGCTGGCCTACTCCTGGCCCCCACGCCGGAGGCCGCCGTGATCATCGGAGTAGCCTTGTGTTCCACAGCTCTGGGTACGCTGCTGCCGATCCTTCGCGACGCAGGAGAATCGAAATCCCCGATCGGTATCGCGGTCACCGCACTGGGTGCGGTTGGGGAGTTCGGTCCTCTCATTGCGATCTCGCTGTTCTTTAGTGGCAGGCAGTTGGGACCGGCAACAGCGGTGCTTCTCGGGTTTGTTCTCCTGACCGGCCTGGCGATTTATCTCGCGTCGCGCGCACGGCACTCACTGCTCCACTCCCAGGTCACCAGGACCCTCCACACCAGCGGCCAGTTCGCCGTCCGGTCCATCATCTTCATCCTCACCGTGCTCGTTGTGCTCAGCATGGTCCTGGGACTCGACATGCTGTTGGGTGCATTCGCCGCCGGAGTCCTCTGGAAAGTCGCCATCGCGCGCGCTCCCGAGCAAGACCGGAAAGTCATCGAGGCGAAAATCGACGCCATCGCTTTCGGATTCCTGGTGCCGGTCTTCTTCATCGACACAGGCATAGACTTCGACCTACGCGCGCTAACCGCCAGCCCCGCTGCTCTCGCACTGTTCCCCATGTTTCTGCTCCTCTTGCTCATCATCCGCGGTCTGCCGTCGCTACTCGCCGCTCCCCCAAAGTCCAGCCCTGCCGACAAACGGGCCATCATCCTGTTTGGTGCGACAGGATTGCCGATTATCGTGGCGGTGACAGGCATTGGCCGGGACGAGGGGCTTATCTCAGGCGGAATCGCATCCGCGCTGGTCGGAGCAGGAATGCTCTCGGTACTCCTGTTTCCGCTGCTCGCACTCCGCCAGCATCAACGCAGACCTTCAGGGACGCCAGCCCGGCAGAATGAAAGCCCGTAG
- a CDS encoding DUF202 domain-containing protein, translated as MPGAPAAPTHQDPGLQPERTVFSWGRTSMALFGAALVFLRWLPHYGFWILILIAVAGTIAVSIYATQRGRYFARVRGIAAERFHSDVAAVFWTSGSVVLMGILGLIILLTG; from the coding sequence GTGCCGGGAGCTCCGGCTGCTCCCACGCACCAGGACCCCGGGCTCCAACCCGAACGCACGGTGTTCTCCTGGGGCCGGACCAGCATGGCTCTATTTGGCGCCGCGCTGGTTTTCCTGCGCTGGCTGCCTCACTACGGTTTCTGGATTCTGATTCTCATCGCGGTGGCGGGTACCATCGCGGTCAGCATTTACGCCACACAGCGCGGCCGCTATTTCGCACGCGTGAGGGGCATCGCGGCGGAACGGTTTCACTCAGACGTGGCTGCCGTCTTCTGGACCAGCGGCTCCGTTGTGCTGATGGGGATCCTGGGCCTGATCATCCTGCTCACGGGCTAA
- a CDS encoding YidH family protein, which translates to MATERTFLAWVRTALAFLAGGLALEAFAIEALPEPLRKALTILLVAIGMLISAGAAVRWVSIESSMRHGKPLPLPLIVPLLGLGGAVTAAVVIILIALN; encoded by the coding sequence CTGGCCACCGAGCGAACCTTCCTGGCTTGGGTCCGCACGGCCCTGGCCTTCCTGGCCGGCGGGCTGGCACTGGAAGCTTTCGCGATTGAGGCCTTGCCCGAGCCCTTGCGCAAGGCACTGACAATACTCCTGGTGGCTATCGGGATGCTGATCAGTGCCGGCGCCGCAGTGCGGTGGGTTTCGATCGAGTCGAGCATGCGGCACGGAAAACCACTTCCCCTGCCGCTCATTGTTCCGCTCCTCGGCCTGGGCGGGGCAGTCACCGCAGCTGTCGTGATCATCCTGATCGCGCTGAACTAG
- a CDS encoding carboxypeptidase-like regulatory domain-containing protein encodes MSEVKCSVWVLLAAVLWLCGCTSPGSPVTGHSGDVAGVVLTAPVCPVERVGQECPPRPVSGAAVVALDGDAVRGSTQTNSTGAFHLTLPDGRYVIRATNVGGYASTATELVVISDRPVHITLVVDSGIR; translated from the coding sequence GTGAGTGAAGTGAAATGTTCAGTCTGGGTTTTATTGGCCGCCGTCCTGTGGTTGTGCGGGTGCACCAGTCCAGGCAGTCCAGTCACGGGGCATTCCGGGGATGTTGCCGGGGTGGTCCTGACCGCCCCGGTCTGTCCCGTCGAACGTGTTGGTCAGGAGTGTCCACCGCGCCCAGTATCAGGGGCCGCGGTTGTGGCCTTGGACGGGGACGCCGTCCGGGGCTCAACACAAACCAATAGCACCGGTGCCTTCCATCTGACTCTGCCTGACGGTCGTTATGTGATCAGAGCGACCAACGTCGGCGGCTACGCTTCGACGGCTACCGAGCTGGTGGTCATCTCGGACAGGCCCGTTCACATCACGCTGGTTGTTGACAGCGGGATTCGCTAA
- a CDS encoding DNA polymerase IV, with protein MLHVDLDQFIAAVEVLRRPELAGKPIIVGGRGDPTERAVVSTASYEARAFGVGSGMPLRIAARKVPDAVILPVDQEAYLAASETVMATLRAQPGATVQVLGWDEAFVGTETENPEAYARQVQAAVLERTQLHCSVGIGDTLVRAKVATGFGKPAGVFRLTAGNWLDVMGSRPTKDLWGVGTKVSGRLAKLGINTVAELAASDPQNLVPEFGPKMGPWYAELGRGDGASVVDDTPWVARGHSRETTFQRDLTEPAQVDDAVRELAARVLEDVVAEGRPVVGLTLKVRYAPFVTKNHGRKIPETFDREEILARALDLAAGIEAGRPIRLLGLRAEMAMPDDARKGHTPTRGGW; from the coding sequence GTGCTGCATGTCGATCTCGACCAGTTCATCGCGGCGGTCGAAGTGCTCCGGCGGCCGGAGCTTGCGGGGAAGCCGATCATTGTCGGCGGTCGGGGGGACCCCACGGAACGAGCGGTGGTATCGACCGCATCCTACGAAGCCAGGGCGTTCGGTGTGGGTTCCGGAATGCCTTTACGCATTGCGGCCCGGAAAGTGCCCGACGCTGTGATCCTGCCCGTCGATCAGGAGGCTTACCTCGCGGCGTCTGAAACGGTGATGGCTACCTTGCGCGCGCAGCCCGGCGCCACCGTGCAGGTGCTGGGTTGGGATGAAGCCTTTGTAGGCACTGAGACAGAGAATCCGGAAGCCTACGCCCGGCAGGTGCAGGCCGCTGTCCTGGAGCGAACGCAGCTGCATTGCAGCGTGGGCATCGGCGACACGTTGGTCCGAGCCAAAGTCGCCACCGGTTTCGGCAAGCCGGCCGGCGTTTTTCGTCTCACTGCCGGGAACTGGCTCGACGTTATGGGCAGCCGGCCCACCAAGGACCTGTGGGGTGTCGGAACCAAAGTGTCGGGCCGGCTGGCCAAGCTCGGCATCAACACAGTGGCGGAGCTCGCCGCGTCCGACCCCCAGAACCTGGTTCCTGAGTTTGGCCCCAAGATGGGTCCTTGGTACGCGGAGCTCGGACGCGGGGACGGCGCCAGCGTTGTGGACGACACCCCGTGGGTTGCCCGCGGGCACAGCCGGGAGACCACCTTCCAGCGGGACCTGACCGAGCCCGCCCAGGTGGACGACGCCGTGAGGGAGCTGGCAGCTCGTGTCCTTGAGGATGTTGTGGCTGAAGGACGGCCCGTGGTTGGACTGACTCTGAAGGTTCGGTACGCGCCGTTCGTGACCAAGAACCACGGAAGGAAGATTCCCGAGACATTCGACCGGGAGGAAATCCTCGCGAGGGCCTTGGACCTCGCAGCAGGAATCGAAGCGGGCCGTCCGATCCGACTCCTAGGCCTGCGGGCCGAAATGGCCATGCCCGACGATGCCCGAAAGGGACATACGCCTACGCGAGGCGGTTGGTGA
- a CDS encoding SDR family oxidoreductase, giving the protein MLRILVTGGTSGIGAALVRESLRAGHTVFTTGRDAGRLAEFLDSCSGLGNVHGVVADAGDWDQTRVAVAAAVETMGGLDVAVANAGFSAPGDLADGDPERWRDMVLTNVYGPAVLAKAALPELTTNRGHFVLMGSTAGRKVYPGNLYTATKWAVTGYAESLRQQLVGTGVRVLHIAPGHVDTPLWKEAPDAAIAPESVAGAFLWALSQPAGVDVSEVAIRATGQAF; this is encoded by the coding sequence ATGCTTCGCATCCTCGTCACGGGCGGCACCAGCGGGATCGGTGCCGCCCTGGTCCGCGAGTCCCTCCGCGCCGGGCACACCGTGTTCACCACAGGGCGCGACGCCGGACGGCTGGCGGAGTTCCTTGACTCCTGTTCGGGCCTGGGCAACGTCCACGGGGTTGTTGCCGACGCGGGGGACTGGGACCAGACGCGCGTCGCCGTGGCTGCCGCGGTAGAAACTATGGGCGGCCTCGACGTCGCGGTGGCCAATGCCGGGTTCTCGGCTCCGGGCGATCTGGCGGACGGCGACCCGGAGCGATGGCGGGACATGGTGCTCACCAACGTCTACGGCCCGGCAGTCCTGGCGAAGGCTGCGCTCCCGGAGCTCACCACCAACCGCGGCCACTTCGTGCTGATGGGCAGCACGGCCGGCCGCAAGGTGTATCCGGGCAATCTGTACACCGCCACAAAATGGGCTGTCACCGGCTACGCGGAATCGCTCCGCCAGCAGCTCGTGGGCACCGGGGTCCGGGTACTGCACATCGCCCCGGGCCACGTGGACACACCGCTGTGGAAGGAAGCGCCCGACGCCGCCATCGCACCTGAATCCGTGGCCGGGGCGTTTCTTTGGGCTTTGTCCCAGCCCGCCGGCGTCGACGTCTCAGAAGTGGCGATACGGGCCACGGGTCAGGCCTTTTAG
- a CDS encoding IclR family transcriptional regulator domain-containing protein, with translation MARAKSSARAVTSSKARRRISPRQGPATGHIPSKIKTFNDLCQEIALIRRRGYAVVDEEFELGVVGVSAPVYDFKQRIVAAFNVSAPKQRFGRHLEQAGALAAKVAMEFSTTLGAPSEPAARPPR, from the coding sequence ATGGCCAGGGCGAAGTCGTCCGCCCGGGCGGTGACCAGCTCGAAGGCGCGGCGCAGGATCTCGCCGCGTCAGGGCCCGGCCACTGGACACATTCCGTCCAAAATCAAGACGTTTAATGACCTTTGCCAAGAGATAGCCCTCATCCGACGGCGCGGATATGCCGTCGTGGATGAAGAATTCGAGCTGGGGGTTGTCGGTGTTTCAGCACCGGTGTACGACTTCAAGCAGCGAATTGTCGCCGCCTTCAACGTCAGCGCCCCCAAACAGCGATTCGGCCGTCATCTCGAGCAGGCAGGAGCCCTCGCCGCCAAGGTAGCCATGGAATTCTCCACGACGCTGGGTGCGCCATCCGAGCCGGCCGCCAGGCCACCCAGATAG
- a CDS encoding DUF2474 domain-containing protein encodes MDGPLGSVDGVEAGELERLRRRAYGRDGDIAGDVAAQARLSELEAAQHRQLTPVIDPAPSVPTAPWWRRHRWLMILGGAIAALALVAWLSQLLADEPTAIPANTLTEMALPVPDAQHRWKAVPAPDFVLALESVGADADKPQDNLGTLDALGLNANELRQYENFGRHRVWSGESRYGTVCLLVADYAIRERNGAEGCSPKGLETVAEMMWSHDQGLHRFVLNGDHVEVYVFHRAADPSDASKGSVPFK; translated from the coding sequence ATGGATGGCCCGCTGGGGTCGGTCGATGGCGTGGAAGCTGGCGAGCTGGAGCGCCTGCGGCGACGCGCGTACGGACGGGATGGCGACATCGCGGGGGATGTGGCGGCTCAGGCTCGGCTTTCCGAACTGGAGGCCGCCCAACACCGACAGCTGACTCCCGTCATCGATCCCGCCCCGAGCGTCCCCACGGCACCGTGGTGGCGCCGCCACCGCTGGTTGATGATCCTCGGCGGCGCCATTGCGGCCCTCGCCCTCGTCGCGTGGCTGTCGCAGCTGCTTGCTGATGAGCCCACTGCAATCCCGGCCAACACGTTGACGGAAATGGCGCTGCCCGTCCCAGATGCGCAGCACCGTTGGAAGGCCGTGCCCGCACCGGACTTCGTGCTCGCGTTGGAGTCGGTCGGTGCGGACGCCGATAAGCCGCAAGACAACCTCGGCACTCTCGACGCGCTGGGTCTCAATGCCAATGAGCTGCGGCAATACGAGAACTTCGGCCGTCACCGTGTCTGGAGCGGAGAGTCTCGCTACGGCACGGTCTGCCTGCTCGTGGCCGACTATGCGATTCGCGAGAGGAACGGCGCCGAAGGGTGTTCCCCCAAAGGCCTCGAGACCGTCGCGGAGATGATGTGGTCCCACGACCAGGGTCTCCACCGATTCGTGCTCAACGGCGACCACGTCGAGGTCTACGTGTTCCACAGAGCCGCCGACCCGTCAGACGCGTCAAAGGGCAGCGTCCCATTCAAGTAA
- a CDS encoding IS30 family transposase → MMGKGNKSAIVTLVERSSRLLVAFALRPGNRSDNMRDQLIEALGVMPATLRRTLTWDRGSEMAKHAEVTAALGTLVYFCDPASPWQRASNENANGLLRQYFRKGADLSTVEQAEVRFAADEINGRPRAVLDWDSATARFASLQTVAAL, encoded by the coding sequence ATCATGGGGAAGGGGAACAAATCAGCGATAGTGACGCTGGTGGAACGCTCTTCCAGGCTCCTCGTTGCCTTCGCGCTCCGTCCAGGCAACAGGTCCGATAACATGCGTGACCAGCTCATTGAGGCCCTGGGGGTCATGCCGGCCACGCTGCGGAGGACGTTGACGTGGGACCGGGGCTCCGAGATGGCCAAGCACGCCGAGGTCACCGCGGCGCTTGGAACTCTCGTGTACTTCTGTGATCCGGCCAGCCCCTGGCAACGTGCTTCGAACGAGAATGCCAACGGCCTGCTCCGCCAGTACTTTCGTAAGGGCGCGGACCTCAGCACGGTAGAACAGGCTGAAGTCCGCTTCGCCGCTGATGAGATCAACGGACGGCCGCGAGCCGTCCTCGACTGGGATAGTGCAACCGCGCGGTTTGCATCCCTCCAAACCGTTGCTGCGCTTTGA
- a CDS encoding IS630 family transposase, which produces MTNPAPALVVSDGQRAALEVLSKSQTASHREVQRAQVLLMAAEGLANESIAKVAGTSPGTVRSWRARFAEDGLSHLGEVRAGRGRKPVIPQSKIDEIVDLTRNSRPEGQTHWSVRTMAAKVGVSPAQVQRIWAARGLKPHLVDTFKLSNDPRFEEKLIDVVGLYLNPPEKAIVLCMDEKSSVQALDRTQPSLPMKKGRAETMTHDYKRNGTTTLFAALDVATGKVIGSCLPKHRHEEFLVFLKTINKEVPQGLDVHLILDNYATHKHPDVKAWLANNPRFQLHFTPTSSSWLNLVERWFRELTDKALRRGAFHSVPDLIHKIEEYLAAHNTEPKPLVWTATADSILKKVARGRVALETIKQN; this is translated from the coding sequence ATGACGAATCCGGCTCCTGCATTGGTGGTTTCTGATGGACAACGTGCAGCATTGGAGGTCCTTTCGAAATCGCAGACGGCGTCCCATCGCGAGGTTCAGCGGGCGCAGGTTTTGTTGATGGCCGCGGAGGGGTTGGCCAATGAATCGATCGCGAAGGTCGCCGGGACGAGCCCGGGGACGGTGAGGTCCTGGCGGGCCCGGTTCGCCGAGGACGGCCTGTCCCACCTGGGAGAGGTGCGTGCCGGGCGGGGCCGCAAGCCGGTCATTCCGCAGTCAAAGATTGACGAGATCGTTGATCTGACGCGCAATTCCAGGCCCGAAGGGCAGACGCACTGGTCGGTGCGGACGATGGCGGCGAAGGTGGGGGTGTCTCCGGCGCAGGTGCAGCGGATCTGGGCGGCCAGGGGCTTGAAGCCGCACCTGGTGGATACGTTCAAGCTCTCCAACGATCCGCGGTTTGAAGAAAAACTCATTGATGTCGTCGGCCTGTACCTGAACCCGCCGGAGAAAGCGATCGTGCTGTGCATGGACGAGAAATCGTCCGTCCAGGCCCTGGACCGCACCCAGCCATCCCTGCCGATGAAGAAAGGCCGGGCGGAAACGATGACCCATGACTACAAACGCAACGGCACCACCACCTTGTTCGCTGCCCTGGACGTGGCCACCGGAAAAGTCATCGGCTCATGCCTGCCCAAACACCGGCACGAAGAATTCCTGGTGTTCCTCAAGACCATCAACAAAGAAGTCCCGCAGGGCCTGGATGTCCACCTGATCCTGGACAACTACGCCACCCACAAGCACCCCGACGTGAAAGCCTGGCTGGCGAATAATCCCCGCTTCCAGCTGCATTTCACCCCCACCTCGTCCTCGTGGCTCAACCTCGTCGAGCGCTGGTTCCGGGAACTCACAGACAAGGCCCTGCGCCGCGGAGCGTTCCATTCCGTACCGGACCTGATCCACAAGATCGAAGAGTATCTCGCCGCCCACAACACCGAACCCAAACCCCTGGTCTGGACCGCGACCGCAGACTCAATCCTCAAAAAAGTAGCCCGCGGCCGCGTCGCCCTCGAAACCATCAAACAAAACTGA
- a CDS encoding IS110 family transposase, whose product MTGLWAGIDAGKRAHHCVVIDQTGTVLLSKRVENDEKALLELIATTAEIAAGEEVCWATDLNAGGAALLIELLAAHAQRLLYIPGRIVHHAAATYRGDGKTDAKDARIIADQARMRTDLQPVRGGDQISVDLQLLTARRTDLMCDRVRAINRLRAMLLEYFPALERAFDYSKKAPLILLGGYQTPESIRRSGLARLTGWLRKRGCRNSAKMAEKALDAANSQHTVLPAQSMGAALVVRLAEQIRATDAEIAIVDAQITDLFRQHDSADVLLSMPGFGPVLAATFLANIGGNLDGFDSVDRLASVAGLAPVPRDSGRISGNLHRPRRFNRRLLRTCYLAALSSLKNSPASRTYYDRKRSEGKSHKQALIALARRRINVLWAMLRDHAVYREPATVSGVQAA is encoded by the coding sequence ATGACGGGATTGTGGGCTGGAATCGACGCGGGCAAGAGAGCCCATCATTGCGTCGTGATCGATCAAACAGGAACAGTGCTGCTCTCGAAACGGGTCGAGAACGACGAGAAGGCGCTGCTTGAGCTCATTGCCACGACCGCGGAGATCGCGGCCGGGGAAGAGGTCTGCTGGGCAACGGATCTGAACGCCGGCGGCGCGGCGCTGCTGATCGAGCTGTTGGCAGCCCACGCGCAGCGCCTGCTCTATATCCCCGGACGGATTGTGCATCACGCTGCAGCGACCTATCGCGGGGATGGCAAGACGGACGCGAAGGATGCCAGGATCATCGCCGACCAGGCACGCATGCGCACCGACCTCCAACCGGTTCGCGGTGGGGACCAGATCAGCGTGGACCTGCAGTTGCTGACCGCCCGCCGCACGGATCTGATGTGTGACCGGGTCCGCGCGATCAACCGTCTCCGGGCCATGTTGCTGGAGTACTTCCCTGCGCTCGAGCGTGCGTTCGACTATTCCAAGAAAGCACCCCTAATCCTTTTAGGCGGCTACCAAACCCCCGAGAGTATTCGGCGCTCTGGACTGGCCAGACTCACCGGCTGGCTCAGAAAACGAGGCTGCCGCAACAGCGCAAAGATGGCGGAGAAGGCACTCGACGCTGCAAACTCCCAGCACACCGTCCTGCCGGCCCAGTCCATGGGCGCGGCTCTGGTCGTCCGGCTGGCCGAGCAGATCAGGGCAACCGATGCAGAAATCGCCATCGTCGATGCCCAGATCACGGATCTGTTCCGGCAACACGACAGCGCCGATGTTCTCCTGAGTATGCCTGGGTTCGGACCCGTACTCGCAGCTACTTTTCTCGCGAACATCGGCGGCAACCTGGACGGCTTCGACTCCGTCGACCGCCTCGCCAGCGTCGCCGGCCTTGCCCCGGTCCCACGCGATTCCGGACGAATCAGCGGTAACCTGCACCGGCCACGCCGGTTCAACCGCAGACTCCTCCGGACCTGTTACCTCGCTGCCCTCTCCAGCCTGAAAAACAGTCCCGCCTCACGAACCTACTACGACCGGAAACGCAGCGAGGGGAAGTCCCACAAACAAGCGCTCATCGCACTTGCCAGACGCCGCATCAACGTCCTCTGGGCCATGCTTCGCGACCACGCCGTTTACCGAGAACCAGCCACCGTCAGCGGCGTCCAGGCTGCTTGA